In a single window of the Acidobacteriota bacterium genome:
- a CDS encoding SDR family oxidoreductase — translation MNEKVALITGASSGIGRATALAFAVKGASVVLAARRQEELDSLVGEIEAAGGKATAIQTDVSNAQDAEQMVAHAIATFGRLDYAVNNAGIEGQIANIVDLEEDDWDKVLDINLKGNYLCLRYEARAMLDGGHGGAIVNVGSVNSFLGFGGGAAYVASKHGQVGLTTSASAELTPHGIRVNIVCPGFVDTPMHHRIRGIIGDEIFDNAMVPQVHVRRVGKPEEIAAAILFLCSDEASYITGTTLTPDGGFTMTV, via the coding sequence GTGAATGAAAAGGTTGCTTTGATCACAGGAGCGAGTAGCGGTATCGGTAGGGCGACGGCCCTTGCGTTTGCTGTAAAGGGGGCGAGCGTTGTCCTTGCTGCGAGACGGCAAGAGGAACTTGATTCGCTTGTGGGCGAGATCGAAGCCGCTGGCGGGAAAGCGACCGCTATTCAGACGGACGTGTCGAATGCGCAGGACGCCGAGCAGATGGTGGCTCACGCTATCGCGACGTTTGGGCGGCTCGACTACGCTGTAAATAACGCCGGCATCGAAGGACAGATCGCGAACATTGTCGATCTCGAGGAGGACGACTGGGACAAGGTTCTCGACATTAACCTTAAGGGGAATTACCTTTGCCTGCGATACGAGGCTCGGGCCATGCTCGATGGCGGACACGGCGGAGCGATCGTCAATGTCGGATCTGTGAACTCCTTTCTCGGTTTTGGCGGAGGAGCTGCGTATGTCGCGTCAAAGCACGGACAGGTCGGCTTGACGACAAGCGCGTCAGCCGAGCTTACGCCTCACGGCATCAGGGTCAACATCGTCTGCCCCGGCTTTGTCGATACGCCGATGCATCATCGTATCCGCGGCATCATCGGTGACGAGATCTTCGACAATGCGATGGTGCCGCAGGTTCACGTCCGACGCGTCGGCAAACCGGAAGAGATCGCGGCCGCGATCTTGTTCCTATGTTCAGACGAAGCAAGTTACATTACCGGCACCACACTCACACCTGACGGCGGGTTTACGATGACGGTCTGA
- a CDS encoding tetratricopeptide repeat protein, protein MKQCPQCRRQYDNTMMFCLDDGTELLYGPARSEPGAVATGFPTDEPQTAILHSTAAPGEAPTRAQIHTTEQTAVFPRGAEVEPRESMGDLSEKQSFSANRAAKPLAALVVAVLVLVGGFFGYRYFGIGGSAAINSIAVMPFENRNSDADTDYLSDGLAESVIFRLTQIPDLRVSPTSSVMRYKGKETDVAKIAAELGVDAVMTGRLTKRGDNLNITVELVDARTNKSLWGEQYERKLSELLTTQREIVTEIVGKLQLKLSGESEQKLAKNYTDNNEAYQLYLQGRFHWNKLQIPEFEKAIVFFKQAIEKDPNYALAYSGLADTYHLFPFFGDFRPKEYRPQAKQAALKALELDPNLAEAHTSLAKVIYEYEYDFAGAERSFKRAIELDPNWATAHQWYAELLSASNRNDEALREITKAVELDPFSNPINVWMVIVLARAERFDEALLHNKKFNELVPNEARFHRFAGRLYAAQGKYDPAVEEFLLAAKANKDFKPENIAKLKEAYEKGGWDGFQRMSQEIRLEELNAKQAKDPNGYVKAMDYAIAYAWGKDKDKTIEYLNKAYDERDKLTDLKVDKTLDFVRDDPRFKELVKRVGIPE, encoded by the coding sequence ATGAAACAATGCCCGCAATGCAGACGACAGTATGACAACACGATGATGTTCTGTCTTGATGACGGAACGGAGTTGCTCTACGGCCCGGCGAGGTCAGAACCGGGAGCGGTAGCGACTGGGTTCCCGACCGATGAACCGCAAACCGCGATCTTGCACTCAACCGCCGCTCCCGGCGAAGCTCCGACTCGTGCTCAGATTCACACCACCGAACAGACAGCCGTCTTTCCGCGTGGAGCGGAGGTGGAGCCTCGGGAGTCTATGGGCGACCTTTCGGAGAAGCAGAGCTTCTCCGCAAATAGGGCGGCGAAGCCGCTGGCGGCTTTAGTTGTTGCTGTTCTGGTGTTAGTAGGTGGGTTCTTTGGTTATCGATATTTCGGCATTGGCGGATCGGCGGCCATCAATTCCATTGCCGTGATGCCGTTTGAGAATCGGAATTCCGATGCCGACACGGATTATTTGTCTGACGGTTTGGCGGAATCGGTTATCTTTCGGCTGACGCAGATCCCTGATTTGCGGGTTTCGCCGACGAGTTCGGTGATGCGTTACAAGGGGAAGGAGACCGATGTTGCCAAGATCGCCGCCGAACTTGGCGTGGATGCGGTGATGACCGGACGCCTTACCAAGCGGGGCGACAATCTGAACATCACGGTCGAGCTCGTGGATGCCCGCACCAACAAGTCGCTGTGGGGCGAGCAGTATGAACGGAAACTCTCGGAATTATTGACCACCCAACGCGAGATCGTCACCGAGATCGTGGGCAAACTGCAACTGAAACTATCTGGTGAAAGCGAGCAGAAACTGGCGAAGAATTACACCGACAACAACGAAGCCTATCAGCTTTATCTGCAAGGTCGTTTTCATTGGAACAAGCTGCAAATACCTGAATTTGAAAAGGCGATCGTGTTTTTCAAACAAGCCATCGAAAAAGACCCGAACTATGCCCTTGCTTACAGCGGATTAGCCGATACCTATCATTTGTTTCCATTCTTTGGCGATTTTAGACCGAAAGAATATCGTCCCCAAGCCAAGCAAGCGGCACTCAAGGCTCTTGAACTTGACCCGAACCTGGCGGAAGCCCACACATCACTGGCAAAAGTCATTTATGAATATGAATACGATTTTGCAGGAGCGGAAAGATCATTCAAACGGGCGATCGAACTCGATCCGAACTGGGCGACGGCTCATCAATGGTATGCCGAGCTATTGTCCGCCAGTAATAGGAATGACGAAGCCCTCAGAGAGATAACGAAAGCCGTGGAACTCGACCCGTTTTCGAATCCTATCAATGTATGGATGGTGATTGTTCTGGCACGTGCCGAACGCTTTGACGAGGCACTTTTACACAACAAAAAGTTTAATGAGCTAGTTCCCAATGAAGCACGCTTTCATCGTTTTGCGGGTCGTCTTTATGCCGCTCAAGGCAAATATGACCCGGCTGTCGAAGAATTCTTACTTGCTGCGAAAGCGAATAAAGATTTCAAACCTGAAAATATTGCGAAATTGAAAGAAGCCTACGAAAAAGGCGGATGGGATGGATTCCAGCGGATGAGTCAGGAAATACGCCTCGAAGAGCTGAATGCCAAACAGGCAAAAGACCCCAATGGATATGTTAAAGCGATGGATTATGCCATCGCATACGCTTGGGGCAAAGACAAAGATAAGACTATCGAATATCTGAACAAAGCATATGACGAGCGTGACAAGTTGACCGACCTCAAGGTCGATAAAACTTTGGACTTCGTGCGAGACGACCCGCGATTTAAGGAATTGGTCAAACGAGTCGGGATCCCGGAATAG